The genomic segment TTACAGGCAACAGAACACATTCCAGACATGAATAGAAAAGCGTTCGACTCGTCCGCGTTTCCATATTATGCCAGCTCTGCGGGGTTCGATGAATTTTGTGCTATTTTGCGTCGGTCTCTTTGTATTTGCCAGCGCGACAACAAAGGCCGTGTACAGAGTCTAAATGGACTCCCAATTCCTATTCGACACCACACTTTTTTGTTGGGTGAAATTATGTATATGTTCACCCTTGTCGGCCGCCTTCCTCGATTGCAGCCGACGTGTATTTTTTCCTCCGAATGCGAGTCTTTAGTGTCGTGCTTATCTACCTGCCTTGCTATCTTTTCCCCATGTTTTAAGTCTTCGGTGACCGACGAGCGATAAGTTTCGGCTCGGGGGAGTTTAGTGGACGACGCAACGAACGTGGAAATGGGTCAAATGCCTGTGTAGGTTTTTAAGAGTGAAAATTGTGACGCAGTTGAGTTTAACATCTTGCATTTGACTTGCTCGTCCCGTTTAGCTGGCTTTCTTTTCGCCCAGGTTAGCATTTATGATGAACAGCATATTCACTTGTctcatttaaatacattttgcgtTTTTATAATGTTAAAAAGGCTTGTAAATCAGTCAGGTTTAATGTTAGTAGTGGGGGGGCAGATGGCTTTGAAAGAATCGCTCGTCCTGTCGGGGTTTTGGGGAATTGTAGTTCTTGATGGTTGTGGCCGAGCATCGCCGCCATTGGAACTCCTGGCAGAAATAGACTACAAATCCCAAGCGCACACCGCGCTTTGCTACTTAGTAAACTCCGCGCAAGTTGCGCTGGTATTTTTGGTACGCAAGCTAACGCTAGCTTTGCCGTCTCGCTTTTAACGAACACTTTCGATTGGCATTTGACGACCAACCGGAAACCAAATAAACACATGTTCGAGTCACGTCAAGACTCCGCCCTGTCGTTTCGTGTTCAAACATCACGCCGTTGCACTCTAAAGCTAAGCCGTGAACATCTATTGACACCGCTAGCGTTAGCCGACGGACGGTCTCGGGACTTTTGACGAGTCCGTGACGTCATCTTCGTATCTCCTCGTACTTGACTTGTGTTCCATGTCCACAATTGCTTATTATAGTTTCTTTTGACAGATTTTCAGCTGAATTCTCACTTGACTACGCTGGCCAGCATCCATAAGATCCACCACACATTGCACAGGCTGGTAAATGTATACGACAACATGTTGTGTTTGGTTTTCAAGCGTATACTTGTTTGGCTTAAAAGCATTTGGCATCTCTTCTGGCAGAACCTCACGGAAGACGTTGAACAGGAGAACCGCTCGTCAGGTAATATCTGCAAAGGTTTTCTTGCTTGAATGCAAGAAAACTCAACGCTTCTCAACTAtaacttttttccctttttaatatcaaatttttgattttctttagCTTGTTGCTCCAGAGCCATGCCCCCGAGGAAAAAGAGGAGACCCACTGCCGGAGATGACCTGTCCGCGAAGAAGAGTCGCCAGGACAggtagttattattattattttatttcatttaattttattctttCTGCACTTTCAGAAAACTTGACTCTCCACtcatccgcgaggaggaaacATTTTCCAGCAAGAGATGCTTGGAGTGGTTCTATGAATATGCGGGTAAGCCAACATTTTATGGATTGAAATTGCATTGttttggtcatgtgatgcATAACGCTGCTCTCTGATAGGCTGTGATGACGTGGTGGGACCAGAGGGCATGGAGAAGTTCTGTGAGGACATCGGAGTGGAACCCGAGAATGTAAGATGATTGGTAGTATGTTTGGGAACTTTCCAAATGTGATATTAGATTCATTAAACTGCTCATATTGTACAGAGAAGTTTTTTGCAGATCAGAGTTGTACAAGTGTACATGTGGTGGGTTTTTAATGTAATCTCTAAGAAGGTCCAATGTTGGTGTTTCGCATATTGCAGGTGGTGATGCTAGTGCTGGCGTGGAAGTTGGACGCTCAGAGCATGGGTTACTTTACGCTGCAGGAGTGGCTGAGGGGCATGGGCTCGCTGCAGTACGTATACGAccatttttctgtgtgtgtgtggggggggttctcCATCTGACCGACTCGTGTGCTCTCAACAGGTGCGACTCCACCGAGAGGCTGAGGAATTCGCTGGACTTCTTGAGGTCCGTCCTCAACGATAGCACCAGCTTTAAGCACATTTACCGATACGCCTTTGATTTTGCCAGGGTGAGTCTGGCAAAAGTGAAATTACCGTGTGTGTTGGCTGGAAATGTGTTGGTTCtaagattgattgattgtgtgCTTTGGCAGGAGAAGGATCAGAGGAGTTTGGACTTGAACACGGCAAAGTGCATGCTGGGTCTTCTTTTGGGAAAGACGTGGCCCCTCTTTCCTGTCTTCAATCAGTTTCTAGAGGTAATGACGGTTGGATGTCGGGGGCcgcagagaaaaaaatatcatgtTATTGCATTTACTTTGGCGTCATCCTACCAGTGTTGGAACGAGCATTGGGTTTGAAACTTGACCAAttatgtgatgtcattttggtaCTGTTTGAATGTCCAGCAATCAAAGTACAAAGTGGTCAACAAAGACCAGTGGTGCAACGTGTTGGAGTTCAGTCGGACAATCAACTTGGACCTCAGCAACTACGATGAGGATGGAGCCTGTAAGTCACCCCCGCCCCTTTTTTACAGGGGAAATTCTGAACAAAGGACAGAAATATTTTGCTCTTTACTTAGTAGAAGACAAATTAATGTACTTTCAGTAAATGaagacaagtttttttttttgagggttTCAGTATCATGAAGGCCCACGCTCGACAATGTTAACGCAAATCTTCCTTCCCTCCCACCAGGGCCTGTCTTGTTGGACGAGTTTGTGGAATGGTACAAGGAAAGACACATGTCCTAGCTACAACtgcaaaaaagcaaacatacAAAATACTGTGATGACCGCAACAACGAGAATcaacaagaaataaaatcagcCACGGGTGGGGGTGGGTAGCTGGGGAGGGGGCACGTTACCAGATTCGGTAAAGCTGGCCAGCTCGCCAGGCTTAGCCCTAAACCCACGTTTACCACTTTTCCACCCGGAGTATGAGAAAGTATTGTGGGTGGGGAAAAAGCGAGGGGTTCAGAGTCTTAAAGGTGACCAcatttagataaaaaaaagtcacggtGGGTTGGTTACCTTGGCAGGTTTCAGCTGCTTGTGCTGTTTACTTGATTAGtgccagtctttttttttgttttgtttgtttcttcccCTTTTTGAGGGGTGGCTTTTTTTTAGCACCAAACAAAACCACATTGCTGCTAATTCCATTCAGGCGGGCCATAGATGCCCCCCAGCCCCTTCAGCATTTATTGGTCCCTACCGGATCAATGGATGCGTCCACTTAGCTGTGCCTCAAACTTTACCACACGTAGTTGACAGATGTACATATGTGTAAAAGTTGGGAGCCTGTTTGACGTCAAGCCCGCTGTCAATTTTGTCCCCCCATGTGTGGTTCAGTCTTCCTTTTTAGTCCGATAGTTTCAGGTAGCATCTCCCCCACTTTGCCTCCCAGTGTTGGAACGAGCATTTCTAGCGCCACCTACAAGGAATGTGGGACAGGTCGGAACTGTAAAATAGcgctcttgttttattttctttctgtccacATTTTTTGTCGTTTTGGCTGTGCTGTGACGCTGATTCGTCCAAatgattttaatatttgcatgCAGCTCCTGACAgagccattttcttttcccccctgtacagaaatttgtgaaaatgttttgtgtttagattttttttggggggggggggggagatatTCACCATCATGTTCATCGTTTGGTTTCCCAACGGGAACACATGATTGTGTTTATCGTCGTCGTCGTTAAGACCTGGAAAAAACATACGTGCAACCTCATGGTGGAACAAGCGTTCACCCCATTGACGCCAAACGAAAAAGCTTGCTTGGCGTACgcgttttttgtttatttattggcAGTGCATCCGTTGACTTGCGCACACAAATGACACCCTCACTGGTCTCACTCTGTGAAATAGACAACACGCAGTTATGTATAGAATTAATTCATGTTCTTGTATGATCTTGTGACAATGCAGGAAGGTGAAAGTGCTTGTCCCAgctgtatatatgtatgtaaaaCTAAGTGTCTATATGTCGGTTTTCACTATAACCAATGTCTATATACTTAAATAAAAAGGGTTTATTAACTTAACTCCACTTGGCTTGTTTGCAGCACTTTATTTCTAACAAGGAAAATGTGACAAACGTGATCACACCATGACAAAGGCAATGCAGCCACAAGTGGGAAGAAGCGCAAGCTTATTTCAGGTAAGAAAATCGACCcagatatatatatgtacttGCATTAACTGCAACACAGAATGGGTACAGATGTGAATATTATACAAAGTATACTGTATGTTGAAATAATAGTTTCATATTACTCAAATGGAATTGTGAAATCAAGGTGAATTGATTAAGACATTGGGCCATCTAGTGAAAGAACAATGAATTGTTCTGCCTGCCACTGATGGGTAAAGATCAACATTGAATTGCACTTTTCATACCAATTAATTCTAAAACTATCTAAAAATCAAATATCCAAACAGCGATGAACAGGTCCCTTCCTCCTTGGGACCAAatcttacaaaaatatattaccAATTGTCATAACATGTACATATAAATTAATCATAACAGAATTAATCGCTGTTGTCTGTTTGACAATGATCAATATAGCTAACAAATGTGCACTGTGAAaaccttttcaaattgtttttgttcttcccATTTAAACTTGGCTAAGGCTTGGGGTATAAGAACTTTTGGAATCCCATGTTAACTCCACGGCCTCATTTGACAGCGATGTTGTTGGAATAGTGGGTGGAGTCCTGATCAGAGGCGCATGTGTCCTGTATTGAAGGATGTTGTGAGGAATGTCTTCTGCAGTACTTGCTGAGGAATAAGAGATGAGGACTTCTGACGAGTCCTCTTTGGAATTCCCAGAAGTGCTACTTGGTTGGGAAGGGTTCACTTTTTCATCCTTGTCCCATGTTTGTCTCTCAGACGACATGGCTTTCAAAGCGCTAAGTCCTCTTCTATCCTTTTCTGATGTGCCCTTCCACATCTCATCAATGCTGGATGGAGACAAAGAATGGCCACTTAGGTTAAGagatcttgtcacggatgcgTTTCCATGTTTCTGTGTAAATGACCCGGCTTCAGTTTTTTGAATCTCTTCAAGTGGAGATGGCAGGTCCGGATGTTTGGAGAGATCAGAGAAGTGGGTCCTCAGTTCCGTCCATCGTTTCTCAGCTGATGGGCCCTCAGTTGACTTCCTGAAGGGTCTCGGGGCAAGAGATGGGTATTTGGCACTGTCTGAGGAACCACGTTTTGTAGTCATTATGTTGACTCTTAATGAATCCCTGGTGGGGGGAGTATCATTTCCAGACTCTGGACTGGAAGTGGTCTCTGGGGCAACATATGGGTTCTGGTATCTAGCTGTATAAGGTAACTGGTATCTGGCACTATAGGAGGAACCATGTTTTGTCACGAGGTTCACCCCTGATGGATCCATGTTGGGAGTATCATCCACAGCGCCTGAATCGGGAATGGTCTTTCGGCCAAGAAATGGGTTCTGGTATCTGGAACTGTAGGAAGAACCAAGTTCATTCTTGTTGGGGGAAATATCATACCCAGATGTTGGATTAGGAATGGTCTCCGGGGCAAGAGATGGGAGTTGGTATCTGGTACTATAGGAGGAACCATGCAGTGTAGTCATTACATCAGTGTGTCGATCCTCGGTGGAGGTATCATTTGGTGGAGACGAAGCTTTCATAATTAAACGTCTGTATTGTATCGGTGATTCACTAACCGACGTCCTTGCAGCTTCTGTCATTTCTGTTTCACATGTCTCGTCTTTGCTGTTGTTGGAGTTCTTCTCCGTTGTTGCTTGGGTCTCGACAGTCTGGGTTCCATACGGAGATTCAAGACTGAGATCATGTGACCTTCCTCTCCATTCAGAATAGTCTGTGGACTCAGCTTCATTCTTACTGCTGCTTGATGAATATAGATGTTCTTGTAGAGTAGTCGGAGCCTTTATGTCCAAGTACCTCCTTATATGCGGGATACTTGGTAGGCTCGACATTTCTTCATTTGCAGGATCCACTTCTGGTTTGTCGACGTAAATTTGTGCAGCGGTTAGTGGAGAGTCTGTGAAGCCAACTActgtctgcttttgttttgttgctccAAAGTCACCTTCACTGAGGGGCACCACGGGTGGTTCATGTGCATGCGATGTGATTTCAAGACGCTTCCGAAAGCGAGAGAACCCAAGATGCATGTTGGCCCACCGTGACTGGAGCTCTGGATTTATCTCTGGGGTCAGGCTGCTGGTTTCATCCCCCACGGTCTCGGGAACATTgacatatttttctaatttgatGTCGGGCTCTCTTTTGGGACTTTGAGGGACAATCATCACAGGGGATTTGAAGAAACTcttgttttcatctttgttCTTGTCGTCATTGTCACTTGCGGGGTCCTTTGATTTGTAATACCAAGCTTCAGATGAAACACTATCAGGAGGCAGTTGTGCCTGTGGAGATGCTGCTCTGATATCCAAACGTCTGCGGACAGCAAAATATAACGGTGGCACTCCCTGTGTCTCCGTGGCATCAGCATTAGCATCGTCTTGTTCGTTCGAGGTGCTTGTATCTCTACCGAGGTCCACCAAGGGCCATGTTGTTCCTGTGGACTCAACTTGGCTTGGTGTGACCTCGCTATTGCTGCCGAAGAGATGAACAGGAGGGGTCAATGGGGCTTTTATGTCCAAACGCCTTTTTAGTTGAGGATAATACCCAAGACTTGTTTCTTGATCCTGGCTTGTGTGCTCATAGAGGCCATGCTGCAGAGATTCAGGGTCAAGTGATGGCCAAAATCCTCGTGGATCATCCTCTTTATTTGCAGTTCCTTGTTCCTGTTTAATGCTGCTCGATGATGAATCTGGAGTTGGTGACAGCACTTTGAAATCTAAACGCCTCTTGATTCTGAAAGAATCCACAAGATCAATCGAGGGCCAAGATGATTGTGGGTTAGAGCGTGGACTTTGTGATTCTTTTATTGGATGCCGAGGAATCCCTTGCTCCTCTTGTTTTATGACGTGATGAATCATTTCATATTCATGGTCGCTGCTGGACAAAGAATCTGAAGGTGATGAAGGCGCATTGATGTTTAGACGCCTCTTGATTCGGAGAGAATCTTCAAAATCAAGAGAAGGCCATGGAGATGATGGGTCATGACTGGATGTTGGAGGTGCTTTCATGGGGTAGCTAGATACATTTGCGGTTTCCTGGtcctgctttgtgatgtgAATGGTCCTTTCGTCTTTAGTGTCAATGCTGGACATCGAATCTGGAGTTGGTGACAGTGCTTTGACGTTTAGACGTCGCTTGATTCTGAAACCACCATCAAGATCAATAGAAGGCCAAGGTGATTGTGGATCATATCTTGATGCTGGAGGTGCTTCAAATGGGTAACTTGTTACTTTCAGGATATCTTGCTCATGTTTTGTAGGTTGAGTAATTGTTTCAAGCTCATTGTCACTGCTGAATGATGAATCTGAAGTTGGTGACCGTGCTTTGATGTTTAGACGCCGCTTAATTCGCAAAGTGCTACCAAGATCAACAGAGGGCCAAGGTGCTTGTGGTTCATAACTTGATGTTGGAGGTGCTATAGTTAAGTACTGAGTTTCTTTGTTGGTTTGCTGGTCCTGGTTTGTGGTGTGTTTGGTCCTTTCATCTTCAGTGTCACTGTGGTACATCGAATCTGAAGTTCGTGGCAGTGCTTTGACGTTTAAACGCCGCTTAATTCTGAAAGTACCATCAAGATCAACTGAGGGCCATGGTGCTTGTAGGTCATACCTTGATGTTGGAGGTGCTTTAATGGGGTACCCTGTTACTTTTGTGATTTCCTGCTCCTCATTTGTAGGCTGATTAGTTTTTTCATGCTCACTCTCATTTCTGAATGACGAATTGGAAGTTGGTGAAGGTGCTTTGATATCTAGACGCCTTTTAATTCGGAAAGAGTCCTCAAGATTGATTAAGGGCCAAGGTGCTTGTGGGTCATGACTTGGTCTTGGCGAACCCTGAGTGGTCCCTTGCTCCTGTTTCAAGGTTGATGTCTCTGAATTTTGTGGGAGAACTTTGACATCGAGACACCTTTTAACTCGGAAAGAATCCTCAAGCTCAATAGAAGGCCAAGGGGCTTCTGGGTCATAACTTGATGCCGGAGGTGATGTAACGGGGTGCCTTGTTACATTTTTGATCTCTTGCACCTGCTCAATGATGGGATGAGTAAGTTCATCCTCACTGGATGATAAATATGAAGTTGACGATTTGATGTCCAGATGCCTCTTAATTCTGAAAGAATCCTCAAGATCAATAGAAGGGGCGTTTGGATCATAAATTAGCATTGGTGACACTTCAGTGGTGTACTTAGTTACTTTAGTGATATCGCTGTTGTTGCTGGATGATGAATCAGACGGTGAAGGTGCTTGGACATTTAAACGCCTTTTGATTCTGAAAGAATCCTCAAGATCAATTGAGGGCCAAGGTTGATCATAATTTTGTGTTGGAGCGTGCCTGGTTACTTTCATGGTGTCTTGCTCCAGGTTTTGAATGTGATTATTCATTTCATCATCACTGTCGGATGACGCATCCAAAGTTTGTGGTGGTACTTTGACATCTAGTCTCCTCTTAATTCTGAAAGAATCCTCAAGAGTAGTAGAGGGCCAGGGTGCTTGTAGGTCATATTTTGGTGTTGGCGATGCTCCAGTGGGGTACATAGTTACTTCAGtgatgtctttctttttctctgtgATATGATGAATTTCATACTCACTGCTAAACGATGAATCTGAAGGTGGTGGAGGTGCTTTGACATCAAGACGCCTCTTGATTCGGAAAGACTCCTCAAGATCTATTGAGGGCCAGGGTATTTGTGGGTCATGACTTTGTGTTGGTGACACGTGAGCAGGATACCTAGTAActtcagtgcctccttgtttGTGTTCTGTGATGTGGTGAGTTGTTCCATGATCACTGTCACTGCTGAACGAGGAATCTGAAGGTGGTGGAAGTGCTTTGACGTCGAGACGCCTCTTGATTCGGAAAGAATCCTCAAGATCTATTAAGGGCCAATGTGAGTGTTGGTCATGACTTAGTGTTGTTTCATGCTCACTGTCGCTGCTGAACGATGAATCCGAAGGTGGTGAAGGTGCTTTGATGTTTAGACGTCTCTTAATTCTGAATGAATCCTCAAGATCAATTGAGGGCCAAGGTGATTCTGGGCTATAACCTAGTGTTGGAGTGGCTTTATTGGGGTTACTAGTTATTTTTAGGGTCCCATGCTCCTGCTTTTGAGTGTAGTACATTGTTTGATCTTCAATTGTGGAAGTTGAACCTGAAGTTGGTGGCATTGGTTTGACATCAAGACGTCTTTTGATTCTGAAAGAATCCTCAAGGTCAATTGAGGGCCAAGGTGATTCTGGGCTATAACCTGGTGTTGGAGTGGCTTTATTGGGGTTACTCGTTACTTTTAGGGTCCCATGCTCCTGCTTTTGAGTGTAGTACATTGTTTCCTCTTCACTGTCAATACTAGAAGTTGAACCTGAAGGTGGTGACAGAGGTTTGACGTCAAGATACCTTTTAATTCTGAAAGAATCATCAAGATCAATCAATCGTGGGTTATAACTTAGTGTTGGAGGTGGTTTAATGGGGTAACTAGTCACTTCAATGGTCCCTTGCTCCTGTTTTTGTGTGGAGTACAGTTTTTCATCTTCACTGTCAATACTGGAAGTTGAATGTGAAGTTGGTGACAGTGGTTTGACATCTAGATGCCTCTTAGTTTTGAAAGAATCCTCAAGATCAATTGCAGGCCAAGGTGCTTTTGGGTCATATCTCGAGGATACATTTGATGGAGACTGTGGCATGCTGGCCCATGTTACCTCTTCACTGTCACTGTTTGAAGCAGAATCAGGATGCGTTGACTTCACATTTAGGTCCCTTTCAATGTAAGGAATCTGCTGAGGGTCAATGACGGCGGGCCACCTAGTGTCTTTGGACTTTGTGAGGCGTATTGATCCATCCTCAGAGTCTTCGCCGGATGAGGAATCTAATGTTAGTGATGGTGATTTGATATCTAAGCGTCTTTGGACTGAGATGGTATGCTCAAGATCAATCGCTGGCCACTGCGTTTGTGAATCAAGTTGTTGTGATTCTTCACTGTCACTGCCGGAGAAAGAAGTTGAAGGTGCGACTCCTGCTGTCACCACCCTTCCTGTCGTGTGTTTATCCCTGAAGCTTCTCTCACGCACTTTGAAATCCATTCGTCTCTGGACACGCATTGAGTTATCGAAATCAATTTCAGGCCACCAAAGTTCTGTGTCCTGATCCAGGCTATGTTCATATCGATTCTCAGACTTCAAACTAGCAAGGTTGTCGAAGACCTTGGTTTCAGCGTAGCTCCTGCTCACCTTCTCTTCTTGCAGATCTGGGTTGACTGTGTATTGGGTAAGTTGATCGTCACTCATGTACGAACTGGAGCCGGACGAGTGTTTTCTGCTCAGTCTTGGCATAATTTGTCGGGTGTAGTTAAAAGAACCCATGGGGCTGCTGGTTCTCGGAGATGTGCTGCGGACAGAGTCGCTGAAGTCAAATTGTTCTTCCTCATCTTCGAGTTCCACTGTTCCACTGTTTTTTGCATGCTGTGCGTAATCTACAATGGGTTCAGAAGAAACTCCTGGAATTTTATTAATGGAAATTTGAGGTATTTCTGATGTGTTCTGATAAAGAGGGTCCACTTGTTTTTGGTCCTTATCAGAAAGTGAAGAATCAGACAAAGTTCTCGTGAGGTTTTGGTCCGAAAGACCTCGTGTATCCTCTGAACTGCTTCCCTCCAGACTTTTCTCAAATACCGAATCTCTATCTACAAGCGTTTCATTTTCAACTACTTTGCCGTTTACTCTTGTGTCATGTTCCGTGTCATAATATTTAacatcattttcttccactgtGCTGAAGGTAACTCTCCTTTCTCTGTGAGGGCGCAACTCCTCTGGGTCTTCCGAGTAGGCCTCATTGTCGTATTGTCTCCCCTCCGCCGACGAGACAGTGTTTTcagatgttttctttctgGTGATCCTCTTCCAGAGAATATCGATGCAAGGTCTTAGGACAACTCCCAGGATGAAGGCGAACAGAAAGGTGATGAACACGGACAAACACACGGCTAACGTCAAGTCGGATTGTGTCACGTTTTGGCTCCTTACTTCACCTGTGATTCTCTCTGCTACACTTCGAACTATTCTGCTAATTCCTGCGATACGAAGATGAAAGATGGACACCACCTGGTGATCCTTGGACAAGCACACGTAAAGACCAGTGTTTTTCTCTGTGATGGCGCTGACGAGGAGACCAGAGTTAGGTTGGTTTCCAGGTGCCAAACCAGCAGGCGTCCACCATAATTCACCTGAGAAAAAGACATGAGTTGCTTATTAGGTTTCAATAGAAAAAAGGGATTTTTCAGCTGTTACCTCTTGTGGTGCAGGACAGCAGAACATCAGAACCTTGTTGTACCGTCACATCTTGTGGTTCCTTTTCAGTGCTCCAACAGTTCAAATCATCGTCCTCCAGGTGTAGAACGTCGGCACCTGCTAGAATGGGCGGGGAAGCGCAAACCAAATCCCAGGAATGCGACCCTCGGTTCCTGTTAATAGCCATCCATCTTCTTATGTTCCTCATGATGCAGTTACAGTGCCACTTGTTTCCAGCTAGGTGAACGTCCGTCCCGATGGTGTGTAGAGAGAAGTAGATTGAAGGGTCGAGGCTGGTCAGCATGTTGAAGCTCACATCGAGAATCTGCCATGAGACAAATAATACATGTTCCTTCCCAAGACTGAAGCTAATCTTTAGGgatgacttttattttaataggTGTTTATTTACCTCGAGCTGGTGTAAATGTCTGAAGGCATTCGGGTGCAGGCTGCTGATGAGGTTGTGTTGGAGGTGAAGCTCCCGTAGCCCACGCAGGTTGTCCAGTTCTCCTAGCTGGATGGTGGTAATGTTGTTGAAGGACAGTTGCAGGATCTCCAAGGCCTCTATAGCACTCAAGCCTTTCGAGCACAGCAGATTGTAAAGAATGGAGTCTCCATTAGAAGGATAACTCCACAAGCATGCtgtattttacttttctttggatggttttttttttttttttgagggggtgaATACAGAATGATGATCACCATTGAGTAGGAAACACCTTACGTATGGATAGATAAGAAAACTGATCATGTGAATAAACTCACCTGCCAAGCTTCCTCCCTCCGCATGTCTGTCACATGTCAAAGTTGACGGTGAGTAGAAcacaatttattgttttattgtccACTTGTAGCACAGTTATCGGAATACGTTTTATGACCACggaaaatgttttgtcattttttttaaattttctaaAGATATTTGCAGTGATATTGTAATGAagtaaaattaattaaatcattttaaacgACTGTTATTTGAAGGTGTTCCACAAAAATATGCCATATTTTCAACctgttatttgttgtttttttaaacctagGATAATAATGATTAATACAGCAAGCATTTACGACCCAGCGACTCACCCCGTGGTAGTCGTCGTAGCTGATTCCTCTCCACAGATAAGAGCTGCAGGTTGGGGGCCCAGGAGGCGCACCCTCGACCCTCAACACGTCCGTGGATGCAGAGCGACAGTCGCGTGATGCTGTTATTGGCCAAGCGAAGGCTGCGGAGCCGAGGAAGCGTCCGGCGGAGTAGCGTCGCCCGTTCT from the Syngnathus acus chromosome 4, fSynAcu1.2, whole genome shotgun sequence genome contains:
- the dcun1d4 gene encoding DCN1-like protein 4 is translated as MHSDAANFQLNSHLTTLASIHKIHHTLHRLNLTEDVEQENRSSACCSRAMPPRKKRRPTAGDDLSAKKSRQDRKLDSPLIREEETFSSKRCLEWFYEYAGCDDVVGPEGMEKFCEDIGVEPENVVMLVLAWKLDAQSMGYFTLQEWLRGMGSLQCDSTERLRNSLDFLRSVLNDSTSFKHIYRYAFDFAREKDQRSLDLNTAKCMLGLLLGKTWPLFPVFNQFLEQSKYKVVNKDQWCNVLEFSRTINLDLSNYDEDGAWPVLLDEFVEWYKERHMS
- the LOC119121791 gene encoding leucine-rich repeat and fibronectin type-III domain-containing protein 4, producing the protein MWIIWIGLRMARVLIVLLLLLTCSGLRHHSLACPPACSCPGSSMLNCSLAGLRALPQNLDSVADLDISHNHLERATLLRRTLPRLRSLRLANNSITRLSLCIHGRVEGRGCASWAPNLQLLSVERNQLRRLPRGLSAIEALEILQLSFNNITTIQLGELDNLRGLRELHLQHNLISSLHPNAFRHLHQLEILDVSFNMLTSLDPSIYFSLHTIGTDVHLAGNKWHCNCIMRNIRRWMAINRNRGSHSWDLVCASPPILAGADVLHLEDDDLNCWSTEKEPQDVTVQQGSDVLLSCTTRGNS
- the LOC119121787 gene encoding uncharacterized protein LOC119121787, coding for MIVPQSPKREPDIKLEKYVNVPETVGDETSSLTPEINPELQSRWANMHLGFSRFRKRLEITSHAHEPPVVPLSEGDFGATKQKQTVVGFTDSPLTAAQIYVDKPEVDPANEEMSSLPSIPHIRRYLDIKAPTTLQEHLYSSSSSKNEAESTDYSEWRGRSHDLSLESPYGTQTVETQATTEKNSNNSKDETCETEMTEAARTSVSESPIQYRRLIMKASSPPNDTSTEDRHTDVMTTLHGSSYSTRYQLPYTARYQNPYVAPETTSSPESGNDTPPTRDSLRVNIMTTKRGSSDSAKYPSLAPRPFRKSTEGPSAEKRWTELRTHFSDLSKHPDLPSPLEEIQKTEAGSFTQKHGNASVTRSLNLSGHSLSPSSIDEMWKGTSEKDRRGLSALKAMSSERQTWDKDEKVNPSQPSSTSGNSKEDSSEVLISYSSASTAEDIPHNILQYRTHAPLIRTPPTIPTTSLSNEAVELTWDSKSSYTPSLSQV